One Natrinema longum genomic window carries:
- a CDS encoding carboxypeptidase-like regulatory domain-containing protein, translating into MTIDSTASTTDHTYDEPADTLLPEGDNTLTVDGLASSAPVTNHSSVSPDGSILPEGGDDSPQIQGLVSSASVTTERAGTFVSGSVTKNGDFVNGTVYAYVNGNLAGGTGLTSTSFSMGVIPTGVHSGENSLPRDGDNIVLIESETGGLVTKDLTGAETRVYVDFSPLKIIIKDAHGQPVPGDPVSADVVSATTNEDGVSEVETSGEVDVVALSGTLEDTVQLGDDGTTVEYQYSGLEGSVETPDGDPIAGKIVNLLVGSGEPYDSTTTDENGRYEFARVPPDMAFYAEASPYHRPADSRGQGEWVLRGFPSRQMRRGDPHDYELVEEDDLISVGVEVVDSETSEPIKGTEVIVGDFRVETESGGRGRGFVDRTVTDSVPITAGKDRRYRRREEIAEIGEEPIELELPLDRYVKSSQK; encoded by the coding sequence ATGACTATTGATTCCACTGCTTCGACGACTGATCATACCTACGACGAGCCGGCGGACACGCTGCTTCCAGAAGGTGACAACACCCTCACGGTCGACGGACTTGCCTCGAGCGCACCTGTCACGAACCACAGTAGCGTGTCACCCGATGGCTCGATACTCCCCGAGGGTGGAGACGATTCCCCTCAGATACAGGGCCTCGTCTCGTCAGCAAGCGTCACGACCGAGCGAGCGGGGACCTTCGTTTCGGGCTCAGTTACCAAAAACGGTGATTTCGTCAATGGGACGGTGTACGCCTATGTAAATGGGAATCTCGCTGGTGGGACCGGACTCACGTCGACATCCTTCTCAATGGGTGTCATTCCCACTGGCGTTCATTCTGGGGAAAACAGTCTCCCTCGGGATGGTGACAATATCGTCCTCATCGAGTCTGAGACTGGTGGCCTCGTCACGAAGGATCTCACTGGTGCTGAGACGAGGGTGTATGTTGACTTCTCGCCGCTCAAAATCATCATCAAGGATGCCCACGGACAGCCGGTTCCTGGCGATCCTGTCTCTGCGGACGTTGTCTCAGCGACGACGAACGAGGACGGCGTCTCAGAGGTCGAAACCTCGGGCGAGGTCGACGTGGTCGCTCTCAGCGGCACCCTCGAGGACACGGTACAACTCGGCGATGATGGTACGACTGTCGAGTATCAGTATTCGGGGCTCGAGGGATCCGTCGAAACGCCAGATGGAGACCCGATTGCGGGTAAAATCGTCAATCTGCTTGTCGGGAGTGGCGAGCCATACGACTCGACGACGACTGACGAGAATGGTCGGTACGAGTTCGCGCGGGTCCCGCCGGACATGGCGTTCTACGCAGAAGCCTCGCCGTATCACCGCCCGGCCGATTCACGAGGGCAGGGCGAGTGGGTCCTTCGCGGCTTCCCGTCGCGGCAGATGCGCCGCGGCGACCCACACGACTACGAGTTGGTCGAGGAGGACGATCTAATCAGTGTCGGCGTCGAGGTCGTCGACAGCGAGACTAGCGAGCCGATCAAGGGCACGGAGGTGATTGTTGGCGATTTCCGCGTCGAGACAGAGAGCGGAGGTCGGGGCCGCGGGTTCGTCGATAGAACTGTGACGGACTCCGTCCCGATTACCGCAGGGAAGGATCGCCGATACCGTCGCCGAGAGGAAATCGCCGAGATCGGCGAGGAGCCGATCGAGCTAGAACTGCCACTTGATCGCTACGTCAAAAGCTCACAGAAATAA
- a CDS encoding ribbon-helix-helix protein, CopG family: MDHNPTSRTSFGCPDDLLEQLDEIADREDKSRSQKLRELVRQEVEAKGDLEGPQPILPDDERLADAYRTLHDRAHAPHKTKSRVKLETAKNKLYTNDTPKTAVLEEIIKPLEHLGYVSVYPGNQTVWVVVRPMRYTDGEDIIDEAEPVSA; the protein is encoded by the coding sequence ATGGATCACAACCCGACGAGCCGGACCTCGTTCGGCTGTCCGGATGATCTGCTCGAGCAACTCGACGAGATCGCCGATCGCGAAGACAAGAGCCGGAGCCAGAAGCTCCGCGAACTCGTTCGTCAGGAGGTCGAAGCGAAAGGTGACCTCGAGGGACCACAGCCGATCCTTCCTGATGACGAGCGACTCGCCGATGCATATCGAACCCTCCACGATCGCGCTCACGCTCCACACAAAACCAAATCACGGGTTAAACTCGAAACGGCAAAGAACAAGCTCTACACCAACGACACACCGAAGACAGCCGTTCTCGAGGAGATCATCAAACCCCTCGAACACCTCGGGTACGTCTCCGTCTATCCGGGCAATCAGACCGTGTGGGTCGTCGTCCGACCGATGCGGTACACCGATGGCGAAGACATAATCGACGAAGCAGAGCCTGTCTCGGCATAG
- a CDS encoding SWIM zinc finger family protein: MSAFPEPTDGEPVDFLEERDDGTESWTRADPREALIESFGRFGYKVTLRDGESVHYCALGIEDGEYVGRCDCKGWQYHDGPCAHLCTLRKADFLELIEIEATDGSPDDEYEMCQATGETLEGEPHDTAIERTHHREREVEGQI; the protein is encoded by the coding sequence ATGAGCGCTTTCCCAGAACCAACTGACGGCGAGCCGGTCGACTTCCTCGAGGAACGCGACGACGGAACCGAGTCGTGGACTCGAGCCGATCCACGCGAGGCACTGATCGAATCGTTCGGTCGGTTCGGGTACAAGGTTACGCTCAGAGACGGTGAGAGCGTCCACTACTGTGCGCTCGGGATCGAAGACGGCGAGTACGTCGGTCGGTGCGACTGCAAGGGCTGGCAGTACCACGACGGACCCTGCGCCCATCTCTGCACGCTTCGGAAGGCCGACTTCCTCGAGCTGATCGAGATCGAGGCCACGGACGGGAGCCCCGACGACGAATACGAGATGTGCCAGGCCACCGGCGAGACGCTCGAGGGGGAGCCACACGACACCGCAATCGAACGGACACACCACCGTGAACGGGAGGTAGAGGGACAAATATGA
- a CDS encoding AI-2E family transporter: protein MAVFDTWDGKRLLWVGFGSVIAALIGIALFRYVGTVLFAIFVYYATRPLYRQLDRVIDYPNVTATVTILFVVIPMAAVIAYAGLVALRELDQFLASSELEAYRSLLQPYLRLAREGNIDRLRDAFTAGTGGSIGGIIRQDLAGVLGRLQSIAGFVFSVLARFFLMLTFLFYLLRDDQKLRRWFYESIDHDDEIVSYIESVDDDLETVFLSNLAVIAVAAVTAVATYTGLNYLASGGAVVATPVLLSLLIGIGTLIPAVGMKIVYVPYGLILLGLAVTTSTPLWHPVAFLVFTFVVVDTIPDFFARSYLSARSGVHMGLVLLGYFLGTLAFGWYGLFLGPIIVVLTVHFAHMIFPALGSALLGE, encoded by the coding sequence ATGGCCGTTTTCGACACTTGGGACGGCAAGCGTCTCCTCTGGGTTGGATTCGGATCGGTGATCGCGGCACTGATCGGGATCGCCCTCTTCAGATACGTGGGGACGGTCCTCTTCGCGATATTCGTCTACTACGCGACGCGTCCACTGTATCGCCAACTCGACCGCGTCATCGACTATCCGAACGTGACGGCGACGGTCACGATACTGTTCGTCGTCATCCCTATGGCTGCTGTCATCGCCTACGCGGGCCTCGTCGCACTCCGGGAACTGGATCAGTTTCTCGCCTCGAGCGAACTCGAGGCGTATCGATCGCTCCTCCAGCCGTATTTGCGATTGGCCAGGGAGGGCAACATCGATAGACTCCGGGACGCGTTCACGGCCGGCACTGGTGGCTCCATCGGGGGCATCATTCGACAGGACCTGGCGGGAGTCCTGGGACGCCTGCAGTCGATCGCCGGATTCGTCTTCTCGGTTCTCGCTCGATTCTTCCTCATGCTCACGTTTCTCTTCTATCTCTTGCGTGACGACCAGAAGTTACGACGGTGGTTCTACGAGAGCATCGACCACGACGACGAGATCGTCTCGTACATCGAGTCGGTCGACGACGACCTCGAAACGGTCTTTCTCAGCAATCTTGCGGTCATTGCGGTCGCCGCCGTGACTGCCGTCGCGACGTACACCGGTCTCAACTATCTCGCCTCGGGAGGGGCCGTCGTTGCGACGCCGGTGTTGCTCTCGCTGCTCATCGGGATCGGGACGCTGATCCCTGCCGTCGGGATGAAAATAGTCTACGTCCCGTACGGATTGATCCTGCTCGGACTCGCAGTGACGACGTCGACGCCGCTTTGGCACCCGGTCGCGTTCCTCGTCTTCACGTTCGTCGTCGTCGACACGATCCCCGATTTCTTCGCGCGGTCGTACCTGTCCGCACGAAGCGGCGTCCACATGGGACTGGTTCTCCTCGGATACTTCCTCGGGACCCTCGCGTTCGGCTGGTACGGACTCTTCCTCGGCCCGATCATCGTCGTCCTTACGGTTCACTTCGCGCATATGATCTTCCCCGCCCTCGGTAGCGCTCTCCTCGGAGAGTGA